The genomic stretch GCGGGAATGTGAATAGACATGAAGATACAGTTCAAGGACGGATTGGTGCCTGTCATCGTGCAGGAAAGACGGACTCGTGATGTCCTGATGCTCGCCTACGCGAACACGGAGGCGCTGGAACTCACCAGGACCACGGGATATGCACACTATTACAGCAGGAGCAGACGGAAACTCTGGAAGAAAGGGGAGGAGAGCGGACACGTCCAGCGGGTCTGCCGCATACTCGTCGACTGCGACGAGGATGCCGTCCTCTACGAGGTGGAGCAGACCGGTGCCGCCTGCCATACCGGCCACGCCTCGTGTTTCTACCGGACGGTCGAGGGGGAGGAGATCGCTAAAACGGTCTTCGATCCGGAGAAGGTATACGCTAATAAGGGTGAATGACCTCATTACTATGGTGATTTTTTATGAAAATTGTACCCGATACAAGCGTCGTGATAGACGGACGCATAACATCGCTGATAAAAACCGGAGAATATAAGGGCGCAACAATAATCATACCGGAAGCCGTCGTCGCCGAACTGGAGGCCCAGGCGAATCAGGGACGGGAGATAGGGTTTTCCGGTCTGACCGAACTCCAGGAGCTCTTCCGGATGTCGGAGGAGAAGATCATCGAACTCCAGTTTTCCGGAGAACGCCCGAGCCTCGACCAGGTGAAACTCTCCAGCGGAGGCGAGATCGACGCCCTGATTCGGAACGTCGCGATCGACCACGACGCCCGGTTCATCACGAGCGACCTCGTGCAGGCGGAGGTGGCGAAGGCAAAAGGGCTCGACGTCACCTACCTGCGGCCGCAGATCGGCGACTTCTCGCCGCTCTCGATCGACCAGTACCTCGACGAGGAGACGATCGCGATCACGCTGAAGGAACGGGCGCCGCCGGTGGCAAAGATCGGGAAACTCCAGGAGACCCGCCTGGTGACCCTCCGGGATGCGCCGATGACCGAGTACGAACTCAAGGCTATGGCGCAGGAACTCCTTGAGAGGGCGAAACGCGACCCGGACGGCTTCATCGAACTCGAGAAGCGGGGGATCACGGTCGTCCAGATTGGATCGCTCCGGATCTCGATTGCCCGGCGGCCGTTCTCGGACGGGATGGAGATCACCGTCGTCCGGCCGCTCGTGGATCTCTCGCTCGACGACTACGACATGGCGCCGGAGATCAAGCAGCGGATCCTCGGAAACCGCCGCGGCGTCCTGATCGCGGGCCCGCCGGGAGCAGGGAAGACCACCCTCGCCCAGAGCCTTGCGACGTTCCTCGCCGACAACAACTTCGTCGTGAAGACGATGGAGGCCCCGCGGGACCTGCAGGTACCCGACCACATCACCCAGTACACGGCGCTCGAGGGGAGCATGGCGAACACCGCCGAAGCCCTCCTGCTCGTCCGGCCCGACTACGTGATCTTCGATGAACTCCGGAAAAACGAGGACTTCTCCGTCTATGCGGATATGCGCCTCGCGGGGATGGGCATGGTCGGCGTGGTCCATGCCATGGAGGTGCACGACTGCCTCCGGCGGTTCTGTGACCGTGTTGACTACAGCATCCTGCCGCAGATCATCAACACCGTCATCTACGTCGTCCAGGGCGCGATCACGAAGATCTACGACCTCGAACTGACGGTCAAGGCACCGGAGGGCATGCCCGGCGACGTGCATATCCGCCCGGTGATCGTCGTCCGCGAGCACGCCCGGCAGGAACCCGAGATCGAGATCTTCCGCTACGAAGGGGAGACCCTGGTGATGCCGCTCGCCCGGAAGAAGAACGCCGTAGGACCGGTCGTTGCACCTGCGGAGCCTCCGGTCGTCGCGGCACCGGCACCGGTAGCGGAGCCCGAGGAGAACGTCACCTGGAAGGTTGCGGGAAAAGAGGTCCAGCGCGAGATCGGGCGGTACACGAGCGGCCCGGTCGAGGTCCGGATCATCAGCGACAACAAGGCCGTCGTCTATATCGAGGACAAGGACGTCCCGGCGGCGATCGGGAAGGGCGGCAAGAACGTCTCGGCGATCGTGAACAAACTCGGCATCGGGATCGATATCCGGCCGAGGAGCGAACTCGAGGCGCAGAAACCCATCGAAGAGGAGATGCACCTTGCCGGCGGCATCAAGATCCGTCTCGACAAGAAACAGCTGACGATTGTATCTCCCGAGAACAAGGGCAAGATTGTGGACGTCTTCGCCGGGAAGGAGTATCTCTTCACGGCAACGGTGAACGAGGAGGGGGACATCCTCCTCGCCAAGAACAGCACGATCGCCCAGGAGATGATCAAGCGCTACAACGAGGGCGAGACGATCCGGCTGCGGCCGGTATGAGGCAGGCCAAATATGAGGAACCAGAATCTGGAGGCTTAGAGTGGGCGGATTAGATATGCAGGGCAACGAACGGGAGTGCATCGCCCGGTGGGAGCACGCGTTCGAGGCCGATCCGGCAGAGAAGGAGAAATATTACCTGACCGTGGCGTACCCGTATCCAAGCGGGGCGATGCACGTCGGGCACGGACGGACCTACATCGTTCCGGACGTCCTTGCCCGGTACGAGCGGATGAGGGGGAAACAGGTCCTCTTCCCGATGGCGTTCCACGTCACCGGCACCCCGGTCATCGGGATCTCGAAGAGGATCGCGAACGGCGACACGCAGACGATAGGACTCTACCGCGACCTCTACCGGGTGCCGCAGGATATCCTTGACCGGTTCATCGACCCGATGGAGATCGTCCGGTACTTCTCGGAGGAGTACCGGCGCGTGATGCAGAAGTGCGGGCTCTCTATCGATTGGCGGCGGCGATTCATCACCGTCGACCCGCAGTACAGCAGGTTCATCGAGTGGCAGTACAAGCACCTGCACGAGGAGGAGCACGTCGTCAAAGGGGCGCACCCGGTCAAGTACTGCCCGCAGTGCGAGAACCCGGTCGGCGACCACGACCTTCTCGAGGGCGACAAGGCCGAGATCGTCAAGTTCACCCTGGTCCTCTTCCAGTGGGGCGACGCCAGGATCCCGTGCGCGACCCTCCGGCCCGAGACGATCTACGGCGTGACGAACCTCTGGGTGAACCCGGCCGTCACCTACGTCCGGGCGACGGTCGACGGCGATGAGTGGGTCTTAAGCCGCGAGGCTGCGGCGAAACTCGCCCTGCAGGACCACGAGGTCACCGTGGGAGAGGAGATCCCCGGAACGGTGCTCGTCGACCAGACGGTCTCCCACCCACTCTCCGGCGAGGTCCCCGTCCTCCCGGCGACCTTCGTCGACCCGGACATGGGGGCCGGGATCGTGATGAGCGTTCCCGCCCACGCACCCTTCGACTACATCGCGCTCCGCGACCTGCAGCAGCAGGGGAAGTACACGGGCATCCAGCCGGTCCCGCTCATATCCGTCGAGGGCTACGGCGAGATCCCGGCAAAGGACGCGGTCGAGCGGGCGGGTATCCGCGACCAGAACGATCCGGGGATGGAGGCGCTCACCCAGGAGGTCTACAGTGCGGAGTTCTCCCGCGGGAAGGTCTTTGACAACTACGGCGGAAAGCCGGTCCGCGAGGCCCGGGATGATGTGGCGGCGCTGATGATGGAACGCTACGGCTCGATCCCGATGTACGAGTTCGATAACCGGCAGGTGATCTGCCGGTGCGGTGGGCGGGTCTTTGTGAAGATCCTGCACGACCAGTGGTTCCTGGAGTACAGCGACCCGTGCTGGAAGGAGCAGGTGAAGACCCAGCTCGAGCGGATGGCGCTCGTCCCGCCCGAGGTCAGGACGGAGTTCGTCCGGACGGTCGACTGGCTGAAGGACTGGGCCTGCACCCGGCGGGTGGGGCTCGGGACGAAACTCCCCTGGGACCCGACCTGGATCATCGAACCGCTCTCCGACTCGACGATCTACATGGCCTACTACACGATCGCCCACCACTTAAAGGCCATTCCGCCGGAGGACCTGACACCGGAGGTCTTCGAGTACATCTTCTTCGGGGAAGGGAATCCCGAGACCGTCGACCGCGAGACGCTTGACCGGCTCAGGAACGAGTTCCTCTACTGGTACCCCTACGACTACCGGTTCTCGGCGAAAGATCTCATCTCGAACCACCTCACCTTCCAGCTCTTCCACCACCGGGCGATCTTCCCGCAGGAACTGCAGCCGCAGGGCATGGTGGTCTTCGGGATGGGGCTCCTGAACGGGGCGAAGATGTCCTCGAGCAAGGGCAACGTCTTCCTGCTCGAGGACGCCGTGGAGGAGTTCGGGGCCGATACGGTCAGGATGTTCCTCGTCGGGAGCGCCGAGCCCTGGCAGGACTTCGACTGGAGGAACGAACTCGTCTCGTCGACGAGGAAGCAGATCGAGCGGTTCTGGAACACGGTTACGGAGGCAAAAGAAGCGACGGGCGCCTACGATATCGACGCCTGGCTCGCGAGCAGGCTCCAGAAGCGCATCGAGAGCGCCACCATGGCGCTCGATCTCTTCCAGACCCGGCAGGCGCTGCAGGAGGCGTTCTTCGGTGTGGAGGCCGACCTGAAGTGGTACCGCCGCCGCCTGCCCGAGGGCGCAACCGGCGGGGCGGTGATGCAGGACCTCTGCCGCACCTGGGTGCGGCTGCTTGCTCCCTTCATCCCGTTCACCTGCGAGGCGCTCTGGAGCGACGTCGGCGGGAAAGGCATGGTCTCCTTCGCCCCCTGGCCCGAGGTAGACGAGAGCAGGGTCAGCCCGGCGATCGAGCTCGCCGAGGAACTCCTCGCCCGGACGGTCGAGGACATCGAGTCGATCAGAAGACTCATCCCGATGGAGCCGACGTCGATCAGCCTCTTCGTCGCCCCCGCCTGGAAGCACGAGGCCTTCCGGATCATCGCGGCATCGGCCGATAAGACGAGGGTGATGCGGGAGATCATGCAGAACGAGGAGATGCGCAGGCGCGGCCGCGAGGCGACCGATGCCGCGAAGCAGATCACGAAACTTGTCCTGAAGCTGCCGCCCGAACTCGTGAAGCAGCTCACAGCGTCGCCGCTCGACGAGCAGGCGGTCCTCGAGGGCGCACGGGCGTTCCTGGAGCACGAGTTCGGCGTGCCGGTGAAGGTCCTCGACGCCGAGGCGAGCTCGCACCCGAAAGCCTCGGGGGCGCTGCCGTTCAAGCCGGCGATTGTGATCGAATAGGACGCTCACTCTTTTTTACGCTTTTTCGAGCATGGTTCTTTAAGCGTCCATCCCCCACGCCCCTCGTATCTCCATGGAGATTCGGCGGTGGAGCCGGGGCAGAGGGTCTTGTATACAATAAGGATGAAGGCCACTGTCCGTCACATGCCTCTTGAACAACCAAAACGAGGGAAAAGCCCGTTACGGTGGACCGTTGGGGTATCGCCATTGGGGGTGGGGCCGACGGGGAGGGGGGCAACCCCCCCCCCCTGTCTCCGACACCCATCTCAGGTGCTTCGGATCTGATTGAGAGACCGCTCCCTTCGCCCCCCACCCCTCCCGGCCTCCGGCCTCCTCCCCCGCACCTGACGGTGCTTTAACTCCTGCCGTTCCGGCAGTCGTTCCCCGCCCACGAGGGGCGGGGGCAGTGCATGGCGATAGCCAATGGAAAGCCGTGCATGGGTTTGTGTATCCCGCCAGAGAACTGAAGCGGGAGATGACCTGCGTACAAGTGACAAGCAACGACATCAGAACGGCAGGAGCACTCTACCTCACTGCACCGAAAATCAGAATGAAGAACGCGGATTTACAGCCCGCAAAAGAGAAGCGATACCGGGTCGAAGAAAAATCCGGTTACTCTTTCCCCTTTACGGCCTGCTGGGCCTTCTTCGCCCGCTCTTTCGCCGTATACCCGGTCACCTGCTGGAGGTAATTGCGGAACCGGCGGTTGGTGTCGATGATCGTCTCGTCGTCGACGATCTTGTCCGCCTCAGTATCGACGACGAGTGTTTTGCCTCCTGTACCCACCCAGACCTCAAGACGCAGGAGTGCTCCGTAGGAGATGCTATAGTGGCCGTCCTCCGCCGCACGGGGTTCGGTCCCGAACTGGTCGCGGAGTCCCTGGATCATTGATTCTGCAAGTTGTTTCGTGTATCCGCGCTTGATCTGGTATTCCTGCATAATATTTTTAAGGGACATTCAGCTATGTTAAACTAATCCAGGAGTGAGTGATTGATCCCATGGACGATATAAAGGTTATATCCAGAGCGCTCGAGGGCGCCGAAAAGACGGTCCTGATCGGCTTTCCCGGGAGCGGGCTCGTCGGGAGTATCGCCCTGCAATACCTCGTCGAGCAGATGGAATTCGAGCAGATCGGGGCGATCACGAGCAAATACTTTCCCCCGGTCGCCCTTATGACGAAGGGCGTGATCAACGCCCCCGTACGCCTCTACGAGAAGGATCACCTCGTCGCGGTCATCTCCGACGTCCCCATCCACCCGGCGATCTGCTACGAGGTGGCGAACGGCATCATGGACTGGCTCGCACAGTTCGACATCAAAGAGGTCGTCACGATCGCCGGGATCATCACGAACGAACCGGAGAAGAGGGTCTTCGGGGTCGCGACCAGCAGCGGAGCGCTGCAGCGCGTCGAAGAGAAGACGATCATCCTTCCGATGGGGAGCATATCCGGCGTCGCGGCAAGCCTCCTCACGGAGTGCAAGACGCGGGGCATCCCGGGGATAGGGCTCCTCGGCGAGACGGTGAACACCCCCGATCCGCGGTCGTCCGCGGCCACGATCGAGGTTCTGAACCAGATCTACGGCCTCAACCTGGACATCCAGCCGCTGCTCGAACAGGCGGTGGAGATCGAGGCTGCAATGTCCCAGATAGCCGAGCAGGTGCAGAAGACCGAGGCCGCGCCCCGGAGAGAACAGCTGCCGATGTACGGGTGAGGAACCATGAAGTACGCAGCGTTAACCGGAATCTCGCCGTCGGTCATTGCCGAACTCAAGAGCGGCAAGGCCCGCACCCTCGAGCTGAACAGCGCCCACAACATCATCACGCTGACCGAGACCGCCCCCGGCGAGTGCATCTTCATGACGTCGATCAACGAGGAAGACCTCTCACCCGGCGATCCGGGGATCATGGTCGATCTCCTCGCCCTCAGCATCGGCATGAGACGGATCGAGGTCACCAACCCGTTCTTCTACGAGGAGAGGGAGCGAATGTCCGCCCGGATCAAGGTCCAGTTCCGGGGGGTGACCATCGCACGCGACGTGGAGGGGCGGAAGTGGGGAGACCCGACCAAGGTCGAGATCATCCGGTCGGCATGTTACCGGGCCGGATAATACCCCCTTTTTTACCCATCTCCCGACCCTCAAAGGGTTAATATCCCCATGCGACCAAAATGTATGGGAATACCACAGGGGTCTGTGGCTTAGCCAGGACATAGCGCCGGGCTTCTAACCCGGATGCCGGGGGTTCGAATCCCCCCAGGCCCGTCTGTTTTTGAAGTTCAGTCACGAGTAACGGGTATGTCCATCCCCATCGTTCGTTCTCGGGCATAGAGAGCCAGGGGGACTTCGGCACCTCCTCCGGGTCAGGGATGAGAGATGTTCGGCATGGCACCCGGTGTACCATGAAATATAACCGCGAGTTATTAACTAACCATTAGTTATATTACGACCGACAGGCATACTCCTCGGGCGAGACTCACCCCGGGAACCATACCTCCTGAGGGGCGAGGAGCGCGATCGGGTCCTGAAGATAGGCCCCTTAAGAAAAATTAAGGAAAGAAGCGTTGAGTGGAGAGTTCATACAACGATGGAGTGCATGAAATGAAGATAGAGTCCGTGAAACTGGTTTATTTTTCACCTACCAGAACAACGAAAGCGGTTGTCGAGGGCATTGCACGCGGATTGAATCCCGCCAGCGTGGAGATGCTCGACATCACCCGGCCGGATGCGAGAGTACAGCCGCTCCGAACTTCGGAGAACGAGCTCCTCGTCATCGGTGTGCCGGTGTACATGGGAAGGGTGCCGGCGCTCCTGACCGAATGGCTGCACGCGATCTCCGCCCGGAATACGCCTGCGGTATGTGTCGTCGTCTACGGCAACCGGGTGTATGAAGATGCGCTCATCGAGCTGAAGGATATCCTGAGCGGGTGCGGATGCAGACCGATCGCCGGTGCAGCCTACATCGGGGAGCACTCGTTCTCCACCGACGAGACCCCGACGGCGAAAGATCGTCCGGATGCAGGCGATCTGCACCACGCAGAGTCGTTCGGGCGAATGATACAGGAGAAACTCGCCGCCATCCCCTCCGCCGATCGGATCGCCGATCTCGACATACCCGGCTGCCGTCCTTACCGGGGGGATTCGCGACTGTGGACGGTCGATTTTATCGCGGTCAGCGATGCGTGTATCCAGTGCGGGATCTGTGCGGCCGGA from Methanoculleus chikugoensis encodes the following:
- the hisI gene encoding phosphoribosyl-AMP cyclohydrolase; the protein is MKIQFKDGLVPVIVQERRTRDVLMLAYANTEALELTRTTGYAHYYSRSRRKLWKKGEESGHVQRVCRILVDCDEDAVLYEVEQTGAACHTGHASCFYRTVEGEEIAKTVFDPEKVYANKGE
- a CDS encoding PINc/VapC family ATPase; this encodes MKIVPDTSVVIDGRITSLIKTGEYKGATIIIPEAVVAELEAQANQGREIGFSGLTELQELFRMSEEKIIELQFSGERPSLDQVKLSSGGEIDALIRNVAIDHDARFITSDLVQAEVAKAKGLDVTYLRPQIGDFSPLSIDQYLDEETIAITLKERAPPVAKIGKLQETRLVTLRDAPMTEYELKAMAQELLERAKRDPDGFIELEKRGITVVQIGSLRISIARRPFSDGMEITVVRPLVDLSLDDYDMAPEIKQRILGNRRGVLIAGPPGAGKTTLAQSLATFLADNNFVVKTMEAPRDLQVPDHITQYTALEGSMANTAEALLLVRPDYVIFDELRKNEDFSVYADMRLAGMGMVGVVHAMEVHDCLRRFCDRVDYSILPQIINTVIYVVQGAITKIYDLELTVKAPEGMPGDVHIRPVIVVREHARQEPEIEIFRYEGETLVMPLARKKNAVGPVVAPAEPPVVAAPAPVAEPEENVTWKVAGKEVQREIGRYTSGPVEVRIISDNKAVVYIEDKDVPAAIGKGGKNVSAIVNKLGIGIDIRPRSELEAQKPIEEEMHLAGGIKIRLDKKQLTIVSPENKGKIVDVFAGKEYLFTATVNEEGDILLAKNSTIAQEMIKRYNEGETIRLRPV
- the leuS gene encoding leucine--tRNA ligase — translated: MQGNERECIARWEHAFEADPAEKEKYYLTVAYPYPSGAMHVGHGRTYIVPDVLARYERMRGKQVLFPMAFHVTGTPVIGISKRIANGDTQTIGLYRDLYRVPQDILDRFIDPMEIVRYFSEEYRRVMQKCGLSIDWRRRFITVDPQYSRFIEWQYKHLHEEEHVVKGAHPVKYCPQCENPVGDHDLLEGDKAEIVKFTLVLFQWGDARIPCATLRPETIYGVTNLWVNPAVTYVRATVDGDEWVLSREAAAKLALQDHEVTVGEEIPGTVLVDQTVSHPLSGEVPVLPATFVDPDMGAGIVMSVPAHAPFDYIALRDLQQQGKYTGIQPVPLISVEGYGEIPAKDAVERAGIRDQNDPGMEALTQEVYSAEFSRGKVFDNYGGKPVREARDDVAALMMERYGSIPMYEFDNRQVICRCGGRVFVKILHDQWFLEYSDPCWKEQVKTQLERMALVPPEVRTEFVRTVDWLKDWACTRRVGLGTKLPWDPTWIIEPLSDSTIYMAYYTIAHHLKAIPPEDLTPEVFEYIFFGEGNPETVDRETLDRLRNEFLYWYPYDYRFSAKDLISNHLTFQLFHHRAIFPQELQPQGMVVFGMGLLNGAKMSSSKGNVFLLEDAVEEFGADTVRMFLVGSAEPWQDFDWRNELVSSTRKQIERFWNTVTEAKEATGAYDIDAWLASRLQKRIESATMALDLFQTRQALQEAFFGVEADLKWYRRRLPEGATGGAVMQDLCRTWVRLLAPFIPFTCEALWSDVGGKGMVSFAPWPEVDESRVSPAIELAEELLARTVEDIESIRRLIPMEPTSISLFVAPAWKHEAFRIIAASADKTRVMREIMQNEEMRRRGREATDAAKQITKLVLKLPPELVKQLTASPLDEQAVLEGARAFLEHEFGVPVKVLDAEASSHPKASGALPFKPAIVIE
- a CDS encoding DUF5611 family protein yields the protein MQEYQIKRGYTKQLAESMIQGLRDQFGTEPRAAEDGHYSISYGALLRLEVWVGTGGKTLVVDTEADKIVDDETIIDTNRRFRNYLQQVTGYTAKERAKKAQQAVKGKE
- a CDS encoding proteasome assembly chaperone family protein, which codes for MDDIKVISRALEGAEKTVLIGFPGSGLVGSIALQYLVEQMEFEQIGAITSKYFPPVALMTKGVINAPVRLYEKDHLVAVISDVPIHPAICYEVANGIMDWLAQFDIKEVVTIAGIITNEPEKRVFGVATSSGALQRVEEKTIILPMGSISGVAASLLTECKTRGIPGIGLLGETVNTPDPRSSAATIEVLNQIYGLNLDIQPLLEQAVEIEAAMSQIAEQVQKTEAAPRREQLPMYG
- a CDS encoding DUF473 domain-containing protein; protein product: MKYAALTGISPSVIAELKSGKARTLELNSAHNIITLTETAPGECIFMTSINEEDLSPGDPGIMVDLLALSIGMRRIEVTNPFFYEERERMSARIKVQFRGVTIARDVEGRKWGDPTKVEIIRSACYRAG
- a CDS encoding EFR1 family ferrodoxin (N-terminal region resembles flavodoxins. C-terminal ferrodoxin region binds two 4Fe-4S clusters.), with the protein product MKIESVKLVYFSPTRTTKAVVEGIARGLNPASVEMLDITRPDARVQPLRTSENELLVIGVPVYMGRVPALLTEWLHAISARNTPAVCVVVYGNRVYEDALIELKDILSGCGCRPIAGAAYIGEHSFSTDETPTAKDRPDAGDLHHAESFGRMIQEKLAAIPSADRIADLDIPGCRPYRGDSRLWTVDFIAVSDACIQCGICAAGCPVGAIDPEDSALIDTAACITCCACTKNCPQHARSMKPGPVKDASMRLHTLYSERKEPEYFL